One genomic region from Prionailurus bengalensis isolate Pbe53 chromosome C1, Fcat_Pben_1.1_paternal_pri, whole genome shotgun sequence encodes:
- the HES2 gene encoding transcription factor HES-2, giving the protein MGLPRRAGDPAELRKSLKPLLEKRRRARINASLRQLKGLILPLLGRESSHCSKLEKADILEMTVRFLQELPASSGPEAAPAPSDSYGEGYRACLARLARVLPACRVLEPAVSARLLEHLRRRAAGTTPPDGGRAGDSCGPPAPSPPAAPAPAPPEPPRGLWRPW; this is encoded by the exons ATGGGGCTGCCTCGGAGGGCGGGGGACCCGGCGGAGCTGCGCAAG AGCCTGAAGCCGCTGCTGGAGAAGCGCCGCCGCGCGCGCATCAACGCGAGCCTGAGGCAACTCAAGGGGCTCATCCTGCCGCTGctgggcagggag AGCTCCCACTGCTCGAAGCTGGAGAAGGCGGACATCCTGGAAATGACCGTGCGCTTCCTGCAGGAGCTGCCCGCGTCCTCCGGCCCCGAGGCAGCGCCCG CGCCCTCCGACAGCTACGGTGAGGGCTACCGCGCCTGCCTGGCGCGTCTGGCCCGTGTGCTGCCCGCCTGCCGCGTCCTGGAGCCCGCCGTGAGCGCTCGCCTGCTGGAGCACCTGCGGCGGAGGGCGGCCGGCACCACCCCCCCCGACGGGGGGCGCGCTGGGGACTCCTGCGGCCCTCCCGCGCCTTCCCCGCCGGCCGCGCCTGCGCCCGCGCCCCCTGAACCTCCCCGCGGCCTCTGGAGGCCCTGGTAG